In Diaphorobacter ruginosibacter, the genomic stretch CTGCTGGTCAGCTTCACCACCGACTGGCGCTTCTCGCCCCAACGCAGCCGGGAGATCGTCAAGGGCCTGCTCGACAACAGGCGCGACGTGAGTTACGCGGAGATCGATGCCCCGCACGGCCACGACGCCTTCCTGCTTGACGATCCGCGCTACCTGTCCGTGATGGCCTCGTACTTCGACAACGCCGCCAAGGAGCTCTCCGCATGACCGACAAAGCCACCATGCAAGCCATTGCCAAGCTCGTGCCGCAGGGCGCGCGCGTGCTCGACCTGGGCTGCGGCGACGGCGCACTGCTGTCCTACCTGCAACGCGAAAACGGCTGTACGGGCTATGGCGTGGAGATCGACGATGCCAACGTGCTCGCCTGCGTCAAGCGCGGCGTGAACGTGGTGCAGCTCAATCTCGACGAAGGCCTGGCCATCTTCGAGGACGACACCTTCGACGTGGTCCTTCAGATCAACACCCTGCAGCACCTGCGCAATGCCGAAACCATGCTGCGCGAGACCGCGCGCGTGGGCAAGAGCGGCGTGATCGCGTTCCCGAACTTCGCACACTGGCCCAACCGCCTGTCGGTCATGCGCGGGCGCATGCCGGTGACGAGCCGCCTGCCTTACCAGTGGTATGACACGCCCAACATCCGCGTCGGCACGTTCAAGGACTTCGAGGTGCTCGCTCGCAAGAACCGGCTGGGGGTGGTGGACGCCTTCGGGCTCGACGAGGTGGGCAATGTGGTGCGCACCCTGCCCAATTTCTTCGCCAGCACGGCGGTGTTCTGCCTGGAGAGGCAGTAACGACGACGGGACGCAGCGAGGCATCGGCGCAGCGGCGGGCCCGCGCGGTCCACGGTGATGGCGCGTAGATGGCGCGATGTGCCACTCTGCGGGACAATGGCGTTTTGGCCATTGCCGCCCCCGCGCCCTGCGGTGGGGGCAATGCGCCAATGGATGAACATTCAGTCCAAGGAATTTCGCCATGAACGCCCGCACTCCCGCCGAACATCTGCTGCAACCCGCAGAGGCGCTTTCCCGCATCAGCGAGCAATGGGACGCAGACATTGTCCGCCAGCTCACCGACTACATCGCCATTCCCGCCAAGTCGCCCGGC encodes the following:
- the metW gene encoding methionine biosynthesis protein MetW, yielding MTDKATMQAIAKLVPQGARVLDLGCGDGALLSYLQRENGCTGYGVEIDDANVLACVKRGVNVVQLNLDEGLAIFEDDTFDVVLQINTLQHLRNAETMLRETARVGKSGVIAFPNFAHWPNRLSVMRGRMPVTSRLPYQWYDTPNIRVGTFKDFEVLARKNRLGVVDAFGLDEVGNVVRTLPNFFASTAVFCLERQ